The Desmonostoc muscorum LEGE 12446 genome includes a region encoding these proteins:
- the ndhC gene encoding photosynthetic/respiratory NAD(P)H-quinone oxidoreductase subunit C has translation MFVLSGYEYLLGFFIVCSLVPALALSASKLLRPSGYSPERRTTYESGMEPIGGAWIQFNIRYYMFALVFVVFDVETVFLYPWAVAFHRLGLLAFIEALVFIAILVVALVYAWRKGALEWS, from the coding sequence GTGTTTGTCCTCAGCGGTTACGAGTACTTACTAGGCTTCTTTATCGTCTGTAGCCTAGTTCCTGCCTTAGCGCTCTCAGCATCCAAGCTCCTACGACCCAGTGGTTACAGCCCTGAACGGCGTACAACTTACGAATCTGGCATGGAACCCATCGGGGGAGCCTGGATTCAGTTCAATATTCGCTACTACATGTTTGCTCTGGTCTTCGTTGTCTTTGATGTGGAGACTGTATTCTTGTATCCTTGGGCGGTAGCTTTCCACCGTCTAGGGCTATTGGCATTTATTGAAGCGCTAGTCTTTATTGCAATTCTTGTAGTCGCTTTAGTTTACGCATGGCGTAAAGGAGCTTTGGAATGGTCTTGA
- a CDS encoding rubredoxin, producing MSEPAVETSVLDRYECRACGYVYEPEKGDDKHDIPSGTPFAELPVNWRCPVCTAKRTAFANIGPVGAASGFKENLGYGLGVNNLTPTQKNILIFGALALAFLFFLSLYGLQ from the coding sequence ATGAGCGAACCAGCTGTTGAGACTTCAGTGTTAGACCGCTATGAGTGTCGCGCCTGCGGTTATGTTTACGAACCTGAAAAGGGAGATGACAAACATGACATTCCTTCAGGAACGCCCTTTGCAGAACTGCCCGTTAATTGGCGCTGTCCAGTTTGTACCGCCAAGAGAACGGCTTTTGCCAACATCGGGCCTGTGGGTGCGGCATCCGGCTTCAAAGAAAATCTCGGTTACGGTTTGGGTGTCAACAACCTAACGCCAACCCAAAAGAATATCCTAATTTTTGGTGCCCTGGCTCTTGCCTTTTTGTTTTTTCTCAGTCTCTACGGCTTACAATAA
- a CDS encoding photosynthesis system II assembly factor Ycf48 produces MHSIVKSWQRIFALLLVVLMCIGCSKVPSVSYNPWKIISVPTDAKLLDIAFTGNPQHGYLVGSNATLLETNDAGDTWKPISLQLDEQKYRFNSVSFIGKEGWIAGEPGFLVHTTDEGASWSRISLSEKLPGNPIAVKALADNTAELATDVGAIYQTTDGGKNWKAQVESAVGVVRNLERSADGKYVAVSAKGNFYSTWEPGQSAWVPHNRNSSRRVENMGFADGGQLWMLARGGQIQFSEPTKPEEWQKPEYPELSTSWGLLDLAYRTPDEIWIGGGSGNLLQSIDGGKTWQKDREVEEVATNLYKIVFFQPEQGFVIGDRGILLKYLPNPETTSKEAA; encoded by the coding sequence ATGCATTCAATTGTGAAAAGTTGGCAACGAATATTTGCCTTGTTACTCGTAGTCCTGATGTGTATAGGTTGTAGCAAAGTGCCCTCTGTTAGCTACAACCCTTGGAAAATCATTTCTGTGCCAACAGATGCGAAGTTGCTGGATATTGCTTTTACTGGTAATCCTCAGCATGGCTACTTAGTGGGTAGCAATGCCACCCTGTTGGAAACCAATGACGCAGGTGATACTTGGAAACCAATATCACTGCAACTAGATGAGCAAAAGTATCGCTTTAACTCAGTAAGTTTTATCGGTAAAGAAGGCTGGATTGCCGGAGAACCTGGCTTTTTAGTCCATACCACTGATGAAGGTGCTTCTTGGTCGCGGATTTCTCTGAGCGAAAAACTACCGGGTAACCCGATCGCAGTTAAAGCACTAGCAGACAACACAGCTGAGTTGGCTACTGATGTGGGAGCCATCTATCAAACCACAGATGGCGGCAAAAACTGGAAAGCCCAAGTGGAATCAGCAGTTGGTGTAGTGCGTAACTTAGAACGTTCTGCTGATGGCAAATATGTTGCCGTTTCGGCTAAGGGTAACTTCTACTCAACTTGGGAACCAGGGCAAAGTGCTTGGGTTCCTCATAACCGCAATAGTTCTCGGCGAGTAGAAAATATGGGTTTTGCTGACGGTGGTCAGTTGTGGATGCTAGCCAGAGGAGGTCAAATCCAGTTTAGTGAACCAACTAAACCTGAGGAGTGGCAAAAACCAGAATATCCAGAGTTATCCACCAGTTGGGGTTTACTGGATTTGGCATACCGCACACCCGATGAAATTTGGATAGGTGGCGGTAGCGGTAATTTGCTACAAAGTATCGACGGCGGCAAAACCTGGCAAAAAGACCGTGAGGTAGAAGAAGTAGCTACTAATTTGTACAAGATTGTTTTCTTCCAACCGGAACAGGGATTTGTCATTGGCGATCGCGGCATCTTGCTCAAATACCTACCAAACCCTGAAACAACTTCAAAAGAAGCAGCTTAA
- a CDS encoding STAS domain-containing protein, whose product MTLTQELQVILFKPQASIDLEGGMALSEQMAGVVPQPHQLWVIDLAEVNFMDSSGLVPLVKGLKAARQRGCRLVLCNVQTPVRLILELTQLDSVFEIFDTYEDIITTVKDKSLVLAG is encoded by the coding sequence ATGACTCTCACACAAGAACTTCAAGTTATTTTGTTCAAACCCCAAGCAAGCATCGATTTGGAAGGTGGTATGGCTTTGAGTGAACAGATGGCTGGAGTCGTGCCCCAACCCCATCAACTCTGGGTTATCGACCTAGCAGAAGTTAACTTTATGGACAGTTCTGGTTTAGTTCCTTTAGTAAAAGGGCTGAAAGCTGCACGTCAAAGAGGCTGTCGTTTGGTTTTATGCAACGTGCAAACTCCTGTACGATTAATTTTGGAACTTACACAGTTAGATTCAGTGTTTGAGATTTTTGACACTTACGAAGACATCATCACCACTGTTAAAGATAAGAGTCTGGTGCTAGCAGGCTAA
- a CDS encoding Tic20 family protein, which produces MTWRGSTTVWDRIFACLPYLLPLVDGLVFGSFLLREFPVLQVLLLPLQPVLIIYGSLGQFGQLIVFFALFLLVVRNEKISHFIRFNTMQAILLDVVIFLCSILVRILGQVPGTGFAIETVANTIFLGVVVAVGYSVIQSLIGRYAEIPAISDAVHMQVR; this is translated from the coding sequence ATGACTTGGCGCGGGTCTACAACGGTTTGGGATCGGATTTTTGCTTGCTTGCCTTACTTGCTGCCCCTAGTTGATGGTTTAGTCTTTGGCAGCTTTTTGTTAAGAGAGTTTCCAGTACTACAAGTCCTGCTTTTACCGCTGCAACCAGTGCTAATAATTTACGGTAGTTTGGGACAATTTGGACAACTAATCGTGTTCTTTGCCTTGTTCCTATTGGTGGTCAGAAACGAAAAAATCAGTCACTTCATTCGTTTCAACACAATGCAGGCAATTCTTCTGGACGTAGTTATATTTTTGTGTTCCATACTGGTGCGAATTTTAGGACAGGTTCCTGGTACTGGCTTTGCAATAGAAACAGTAGCCAACACTATCTTTTTAGGTGTAGTGGTAGCAGTTGGATATTCAGTCATCCAGTCTTTGATCGGGCGTTATGCAGAAATTCCAGCGATTTCTGATGCGGTGCATATGCAAGTGCGCTAG
- the psbF gene encoding cytochrome b559 subunit beta, whose translation MTSGNNINQPVTYPIFTVRWLAVHTLGVPTVFFLGAIAAMQFIQR comes from the coding sequence ATGACTAGCGGCAATAACATCAATCAACCAGTTACCTATCCAATTTTTACCGTTAGATGGCTGGCAGTTCACACCTTAGGTGTGCCAACTGTATTCTTCTTGGGCGCGATCGCTGCAATGCAATTTATTCAACGCTAG
- a CDS encoding DedA family protein: protein MSLELISLENIQEVAHNYGYWAIFLGILLENLGIPVPGETVTLVGGFLAGSDELNFWLVLGDAIMGAVIGGVCGYWVGRLSGWPFLVKVGSIFRISEVRLLSIKEQFTQNSAKAVFVGRFLALLRVFAAPLAGIAEMPFRKFFLYNFLGAVAWASLMVTLAFFAGKIIPLEQLIAWVGQFAIAALLILAALIFVPIWLESRQVKEVGSEE, encoded by the coding sequence ATGTCTTTAGAGCTGATTTCACTAGAAAACATCCAGGAAGTCGCCCACAACTACGGGTATTGGGCAATTTTTTTGGGAATTTTGCTAGAAAATTTAGGCATTCCTGTTCCCGGTGAAACCGTGACCTTAGTGGGCGGATTTTTAGCTGGTAGCGATGAACTAAATTTCTGGCTGGTTCTCGGTGACGCAATTATGGGTGCTGTCATTGGGGGAGTTTGTGGCTATTGGGTTGGTAGGCTTAGCGGTTGGCCTTTCCTGGTAAAAGTTGGTAGCATATTTCGGATTTCCGAAGTGCGACTATTGAGCATTAAAGAGCAATTTACTCAAAATAGTGCAAAAGCAGTATTTGTTGGACGTTTTTTAGCATTGCTGCGGGTTTTTGCTGCACCACTAGCTGGTATAGCCGAAATGCCTTTTAGAAAATTCTTTTTATACAACTTCTTAGGAGCAGTTGCTTGGGCTAGTTTGATGGTGACATTGGCTTTCTTTGCTGGCAAAATTATCCCCCTAGAGCAATTGATTGCTTGGGTGGGTCAATTTGCGATCGCAGCATTACTGATCCTGGCTGCTTTAATTTTCGTGCCAATATGGCTGGAGTCTCGTCAAGTTAAAGAAGTGGGGAGTGAGGAGTGA
- a CDS encoding photosystem II reaction center protein L has translation MEKSPNPNNQPVELNRTSLFLGLLLIFVLGILFSSYFFN, from the coding sequence ATGGAAAAATCGCCCAATCCTAATAATCAACCGGTTGAACTAAACCGGACTTCGCTATTCCTGGGACTACTACTAATTTTTGTTCTAGGGATTCTGTTTTCTAGTTACTTCTTTAACTAA
- the ndhK gene encoding photosynthetic/respiratory NAD(P)H-quinone oxidoreductase subunit K has product MVLNSNLITQDKERIINPIERPTITQDLSENVILTTVDDLYNWARLSSLWPLLFGTACCFIEFAALIGSRFDFDRFGLIPRSSPRQADLIITAGTITMKMAPQLVRLYEQMPEPKYVIAMGACTITGGMFSVDSPTAVRGVDKLIPVDVYLPGCPPRPEAIIDAIIKLRKKIANDSMQERGKIKQTHRYYSTTHNLKPVEEILTGKYMQSETRFTPPKELAEAIGMPIPPALLTEKAQKEEQPRG; this is encoded by the coding sequence ATGGTCTTGAATTCTAACTTAATAACCCAGGACAAAGAGCGAATCATCAACCCCATTGAGCGTCCAACAATCACTCAAGACCTTTCAGAAAATGTGATTTTGACCACGGTTGATGACCTCTACAACTGGGCGCGGCTTTCTAGTTTGTGGCCGTTGCTGTTTGGTACTGCTTGCTGCTTTATTGAGTTTGCAGCTTTAATTGGCTCACGATTTGATTTTGACCGTTTTGGACTAATTCCTCGTTCTAGCCCCCGCCAAGCCGATTTAATCATTACGGCAGGGACAATTACCATGAAGATGGCACCCCAATTGGTGCGTCTTTATGAACAAATGCCTGAGCCGAAGTATGTAATCGCAATGGGTGCTTGTACAATTACTGGCGGTATGTTCAGTGTTGATTCTCCGACGGCAGTGCGCGGAGTTGATAAACTGATTCCTGTGGATGTGTACTTGCCTGGTTGTCCTCCTCGTCCAGAAGCAATTATCGACGCGATTATTAAGCTGCGGAAGAAAATCGCTAATGATTCGATGCAAGAGCGGGGTAAAATTAAGCAAACTCACCGCTATTACAGCACGACTCATAACCTCAAGCCAGTGGAAGAAATCTTAACTGGTAAGTATATGCAGTCAGAAACTCGCTTTACACCACCGAAAGAATTGGCAGAAGCGATCGGTATGCCGATACCACCTGCACTGCTGACAGAAAAGGCGCAAAAGGAGGAACAACCCCGTGGCTGA
- the psbE gene encoding cytochrome b559 subunit alpha, with translation MSGTTGERPFSDIITSIRYWVIHSITIPALFIAGWLFVSTGLAYDAFGTPRPNEYFTPARQEVPIVKNRFEAKKQVEQFIGK, from the coding sequence ATGTCAGGTACCACTGGAGAACGTCCGTTTTCGGACATCATTACCAGCATTCGTTACTGGGTAATTCATAGCATCACCATCCCCGCATTATTTATTGCTGGTTGGTTATTTGTCAGCACCGGACTGGCTTATGATGCTTTTGGCACACCCCGTCCTAATGAATATTTCACACCAGCGCGCCAAGAAGTGCCAATTGTGAAGAACCGTTTTGAAGCGAAAAAGCAAGTTGAACAATTTATTGGAAAGTAG
- a CDS encoding photosystem II reaction center protein J, which produces MSGSGRIPLWVVATVAGLGVITVLGIFFYGAYAGLGSSI; this is translated from the coding sequence GTGTCTGGAAGTGGGAGAATTCCCCTGTGGGTCGTCGCTACGGTCGCAGGATTAGGTGTAATTACAGTCTTGGGCATTTTCTTTTATGGTGCCTACGCCGGACTGGGTTCTTCAATCTAA
- a CDS encoding NAD(P)H-quinone oxidoreductase subunit J, with amino-acid sequence MADEESKPVPAAKEESLVQAGKVSQWLTENGFGHEFLAPDKNGVEIIKVEPDFLLPTATALYAYGFNYLQFQGGIDLGPGQELVSVYHLVKVGDNSDRPEEVRLKVFLPRENPVVPSVYWIWKTADWQERESYDMYGIIYEGHPNLKRILMPEDWVGWPLRKDYISPDFYELQDAY; translated from the coding sequence GTGGCTGATGAAGAATCTAAACCAGTACCAGCAGCTAAAGAAGAGTCATTGGTACAAGCCGGTAAGGTTTCCCAGTGGTTGACGGAAAATGGTTTTGGCCATGAGTTTTTGGCACCAGACAAAAATGGGGTGGAGATAATTAAGGTGGAGCCAGATTTCTTGCTCCCCACCGCTACAGCCCTTTACGCTTATGGGTTTAATTATCTTCAGTTTCAAGGTGGGATTGACCTTGGGCCAGGACAGGAATTGGTGAGTGTATATCACTTGGTGAAAGTGGGTGATAATAGCGATCGCCCTGAAGAAGTCCGCTTAAAGGTGTTCCTACCACGAGAAAATCCCGTGGTGCCTTCAGTGTATTGGATTTGGAAGACCGCTGATTGGCAAGAACGCGAGTCTTACGATATGTACGGCATTATCTATGAAGGACACCCAAATCTTAAGCGAATTTTGATGCCGGAAGATTGGGTGGGTTGGCCTTTGCGGAAGGATTACATCTCGCCTGATTTCTACGAGTTGCAAGACGCTTATTAA
- a CDS encoding argininosuccinate synthase: MGRAKKVVLAYSGGVDTSVCIPYLKQEWGVEEVITLAADLGQGDELEPVREKALKSGASESLVADVKDSFVKDYAFGAIQANALYENRYPLGTALARPLIAKVLVETAEKYGADAIAHGCTGKGNDQVRFDVSVTALNPNLKILAPAREWGMSREETIAYGEKFGIPSPVKKSSPYSIDKNLLGRSIEAGLLEDPSFEPPEEIYEMTKAIANTPNEPEYIEIGFYRGIPNTLNGVAKKPVELIEQLNQLVGNHGVGRIDMIENRLVGIKSREIYESPAMLVLIQAHRDLESLTLTADVTHYKRGIEETYSQIVYNGLWYSPLKAALDAFIQKTQEQVSGTVRVKLFKGSATIVGRSSDNSLYTPDLATYGADDQFDHKAAEGFIYVWGLPTRIWSQLTRG; this comes from the coding sequence ATGGGTCGCGCCAAAAAGGTTGTTCTGGCATATTCTGGCGGAGTGGATACCTCTGTTTGCATCCCCTATCTGAAGCAGGAGTGGGGTGTGGAAGAGGTGATTACCCTAGCAGCAGATTTAGGTCAGGGAGATGAATTAGAGCCAGTCCGAGAAAAAGCTCTGAAATCGGGTGCAAGTGAATCCCTAGTAGCGGATGTTAAAGACAGTTTTGTTAAAGATTACGCCTTTGGAGCAATTCAAGCTAACGCCCTTTATGAAAATCGTTATCCTCTAGGAACCGCCCTTGCTCGTCCGCTGATTGCCAAGGTATTAGTAGAAACAGCCGAAAAATATGGTGCTGATGCGATCGCTCACGGTTGTACTGGCAAAGGTAACGATCAAGTCCGCTTTGATGTCTCTGTTACCGCCCTCAACCCCAATCTAAAGATCCTCGCACCAGCCAGAGAATGGGGAATGAGTCGTGAAGAAACCATCGCCTATGGTGAAAAGTTTGGCATTCCCTCACCAGTCAAAAAATCTTCTCCCTACAGCATTGATAAAAATTTGCTCGGTCGTAGCATTGAAGCTGGTTTACTCGAAGATCCCTCCTTTGAGCCACCAGAAGAAATCTATGAAATGACCAAAGCGATCGCCAACACCCCCAATGAACCAGAATACATCGAAATTGGTTTCTATCGTGGTATTCCCAACACCCTCAATGGTGTAGCCAAAAAGCCAGTTGAGCTAATTGAACAACTCAATCAACTTGTAGGAAATCACGGTGTTGGGCGGATTGATATGATCGAAAACCGTCTAGTGGGCATAAAATCGCGGGAGATTTACGAATCACCCGCGATGTTAGTCCTAATTCAGGCACATAGGGATCTGGAAAGTTTGACTTTGACAGCAGATGTCACCCATTACAAGCGTGGGATTGAAGAAACCTATAGCCAAATCGTTTACAACGGTCTTTGGTACAGTCCACTCAAAGCTGCACTTGATGCCTTTATTCAAAAGACACAAGAGCAAGTGTCTGGAACTGTGCGAGTTAAGTTGTTTAAGGGTAGCGCCACCATCGTTGGACGTTCGAGCGACAATTCCCTTTACACTCCCGATTTGGCAACTTACGGAGCCGATGACCAATTCGACCACAAAGCGGCTGAAGGCTTTATCTACGTTTGGGGACTACCAACTCGCATTTGGTCACAGTTAACTAGGGGTTAG
- a CDS encoding fumarylacetoacetate hydrolase family protein, with translation MAQRYVRIQNQEGQIFYGLLQPSFNVQLLDAPPWLQGQPTDLTLTPENYQILAPCAPSKIVAVGKNYADHAAEMGTPVPSEPLIFLKPPTSIIPSETEIKYPPQSQRVDYEGELALVIGDRVFECTPEIAQTKIWGYTIANDVTARDLQKQDGQWTRAKGFDTFCPLGPWIVRELNPGARLQTFLNDEANPVQSACIDQMVFPPDVLVSYISQVMTLLPGDVVLTGTPEGVSPLQLGDRVRVEIEGIGRLENTVATR, from the coding sequence ATGGCGCAGCGCTATGTGCGAATTCAAAATCAAGAAGGACAGATTTTCTATGGGTTACTACAACCATCCTTCAACGTCCAGTTGCTAGATGCTCCCCCCTGGTTACAAGGGCAACCCACTGATTTGACTTTGACGCCAGAAAATTACCAAATTTTGGCTCCCTGCGCTCCGTCGAAAATTGTGGCGGTGGGCAAGAATTATGCAGATCATGCTGCGGAAATGGGAACTCCAGTGCCTTCTGAGCCACTAATTTTTCTGAAGCCACCCACTTCGATTATTCCGTCTGAGACGGAAATTAAATATCCTCCCCAGTCCCAACGAGTAGATTACGAAGGAGAGTTAGCATTAGTGATTGGCGATCGCGTTTTTGAGTGTACGCCAGAAATCGCCCAAACTAAAATTTGGGGCTACACCATTGCTAATGATGTGACAGCGCGGGATTTACAAAAACAAGATGGTCAATGGACGCGAGCCAAAGGTTTTGATACTTTCTGTCCCTTGGGTCCTTGGATTGTGCGGGAATTAAATCCAGGAGCGAGATTGCAGACTTTTCTGAATGACGAGGCCAATCCAGTCCAATCTGCCTGTATCGATCAGATGGTATTTCCGCCGGATGTTTTAGTGTCTTATATCAGTCAGGTGATGACGCTACTACCGGGGGATGTGGTGCTTACAGGGACGCCAGAGGGTGTAAGTCCATTGCAACTAGGCGATCGCGTCCGTGTAGAAATTGAAGGTATTGGTCGCCTGGAAAACACCGTAGCGACCCGTTAA
- the rpsF gene encoding 30S ribosomal protein S6, with product MTTSYETMYILRPDLGDEQVEQAVTKYQNLLREQGAEDIQIQNRGKRRLAYEINRHRDGIYIQLNYTAPATAIAPFERAMRLSEEVIRYLTIKQELEEAKPAKVAATATATATA from the coding sequence ATGACCACAAGTTACGAAACAATGTACATCCTGCGTCCTGACTTGGGAGACGAACAGGTAGAGCAAGCAGTTACGAAATATCAGAATTTGCTTCGGGAACAAGGCGCCGAGGATATCCAAATTCAAAATCGTGGTAAGCGTCGTCTAGCTTATGAAATTAACAGACACCGGGATGGAATTTACATCCAGTTGAACTACACTGCACCTGCAACTGCGATCGCTCCCTTTGAACGCGCCATGCGCTTGAGTGAAGAAGTAATTCGCTATCTCACAATTAAGCAGGAACTCGAAGAGGCTAAACCTGCCAAAGTGGCTGCGACTGCAACTGCAACTGCAACTGCGTAG
- the psaI gene encoding photosystem I reaction center subunit VIII — translation MAFEFLPTILASTSYLPAIFVPIIGWVLPGVVFAFLFLYVESEDIA, via the coding sequence ATGGCATTTGAATTTTTGCCTACGATCTTGGCTAGCACTTCCTACTTGCCTGCTATCTTCGTTCCGATCATTGGTTGGGTTTTACCAGGCGTGGTATTCGCATTTCTATTTTTATACGTAGAAAGCGAAGATATTGCTTGA
- a CDS encoding Npun_F5560 family protein yields the protein MSQSNTPDIQALSTEVSQLRQELQLRDQLVQQLSQELFRLVKGNTNFMPQQPELERDITQLQALQEQLQAVEQQVAFYQEQITTRDSEIYQLRQSVQELTDRTRMLEQVVQELPQIYRRKFEERMTPVREKVAMLQRENRQLQAELQSVSYRLAIKTRNASHSGIDLPNFPRTASEQTHISTPQNA from the coding sequence GTGAGCCAATCTAATACACCCGACATTCAAGCCCTCTCTACCGAAGTATCGCAACTACGCCAAGAGTTGCAACTTCGCGATCAATTAGTGCAACAGCTATCTCAAGAACTCTTCCGGCTGGTTAAGGGTAATACTAATTTTATGCCCCAACAGCCGGAGCTTGAGCGCGATATCACGCAGTTACAAGCTTTGCAAGAACAACTCCAAGCTGTGGAACAGCAGGTGGCATTCTACCAAGAGCAAATTACAACTCGTGACTCCGAAATTTACCAATTGCGACAGTCAGTTCAAGAACTTACCGATCGCACTCGGATGTTGGAGCAAGTTGTACAAGAGTTGCCTCAAATTTACCGTCGTAAGTTTGAGGAGCGCATGACGCCAGTGAGAGAAAAAGTAGCAATGCTACAACGGGAAAACCGCCAACTACAGGCGGAACTGCAAAGTGTAAGTTACCGTTTAGCAATCAAAACCCGCAATGCTAGTCACAGCGGCATTGATTTGCCAAATTTCCCCCGAACAGCATCCGAACAAACTCACATTTCAACACCCCAGAATGCCTAA